The Syngnathus typhle isolate RoL2023-S1 ecotype Sweden linkage group LG6, RoL_Styp_1.0, whole genome shotgun sequence genome has a window encoding:
- the LOC133156202 gene encoding cartilage intermediate layer protein 2-like isoform X1, producing the protein MTHPMMIKWLGLTLVLLHAGVHVHGSNDVVDPECWTPWFNRDDASGTGDYETLSDLQKENPGKICEHPIQIEVTTTSGDSVDSTGDVIQVSDTNTGFICENANQTHNGSCADYKIRFMCPLEFCEPEVCKTPWYNQDYSGESGDYEMLDMISAANPGEICDLPLGIEVQTVDGKPYTSTGETIAVMDTETGFICKNDDQKDGGCSDYKVRFICPLDFCKTKE; encoded by the exons ATGACACATCCAATGATGATAAAATGG TTGGGACTGACACTTGTGCTCCTGCATGCTG GCGTTCATGTGCATGGCAGCAATGATG TCGTTGATCCAGAATGCTGGACTCCATGGTTTAACCGAGACGACGCCTCTGGTACTGGAGACTATGAAACTCTTTCGGACctgcaaaaagaaaatccaggGAAAATATGTGAACATCCAATCCAAATTGAGGTTACAACTACATCTGGAGACAGTGTTGATTCAACAGGCGATGTGATTCAAGT GTCTGACACAAACACTGGATTTATTTGTGAAAACGCTAACCAGACACACAATGGCAGTTGTGCAGATTACAAAATCCGTTTCATGTGCCCCCTTGAATTCTGCGAACCTGAAG TGTGCAAGACCCCTTGGTATAATCAAGATTACTCCGGTGAGAGTGGAGATTATGAGATGCTTGATATGATCTCTGCTGCAAACCCAGGTGAAATTTGCGATCTTCCACTTGGCATTGAGGTCCAAACTGTAGATGGAAAGCCTTACACTTCAACAGGGGAGACCATTGCCGT AATGGATACCGAGACTGGGTTCATCTGTAAAAATGATGACCAGAAGGATGGAGGCTGCTCCGATTATAAAGTTCGCTTCATATGTCCCCTTGATTTCTGCAAAACAAAGGAGTAA